The Anoxybacillus flavithermus genome has a segment encoding these proteins:
- a CDS encoding UDP-N-acetylmuramoyl-L-alanine--D-glutamate ligase, which produces MYNGKKVFVLGLAKSGLAAAKRLRELGADVVVNDRNEPSEPEKQQLEALGVRLVCGGHPLELLDEPFDVVVKNPGIPYTNALVQKALAKHIPIITEVEIAYETSEAPIIGITGSNGKTTTTTLIYHMLQEAKRRPLIAGNIGTVACEVAKHATKDDIIVMELSSFQLLGTIRFRPHIAVLLNIFDAHLDYHGTKEAYAEAKGNIFKNQTETDYAVVNADDPIVMQLAKKSRARHVPFSVKTPLSYGATVKEGAIYFHDERIIDTTDVALRGTHNLENILAAVAAAKLAGADNESIRRVLTTFTGVPHRLQFVAEINGRKFYNDSKATNILATQKALSAFHEPVILLAGGLDRGNEFDKLLPYFKHVKAVITFGQTAPKIERVAREAGIQQVKRVDNVEQAAFAAYEWSSPGDIILLSPACASWDQYKTFEQRGDMFVYAVHKLK; this is translated from the coding sequence ATGTACAACGGAAAAAAAGTGTTCGTATTAGGTTTAGCGAAAAGCGGATTGGCAGCAGCAAAACGACTTCGTGAACTCGGTGCGGATGTCGTTGTCAACGATCGCAACGAACCGAGCGAGCCAGAAAAGCAACAGTTAGAAGCGCTTGGCGTTCGTCTCGTATGCGGGGGGCACCCGCTCGAGTTGCTTGATGAGCCGTTTGATGTTGTCGTGAAAAATCCGGGCATTCCATACACAAACGCGCTCGTTCAAAAAGCGCTCGCCAAACACATTCCGATTATTACGGAAGTCGAAATTGCGTATGAAACGTCAGAAGCGCCGATTATCGGCATTACAGGTTCAAACGGAAAAACGACGACGACGACCTTGATTTATCACATGTTACAAGAAGCGAAACGTCGTCCGCTGATCGCCGGAAATATCGGAACAGTTGCATGCGAAGTTGCCAAACATGCGACAAAAGATGATATCATCGTGATGGAATTATCTTCGTTTCAACTGCTCGGAACGATTCGTTTTCGTCCGCACATCGCCGTGTTGTTAAATATTTTTGATGCACATTTAGACTATCACGGAACGAAAGAAGCATACGCAGAAGCGAAAGGAAACATTTTTAAAAACCAAACGGAAACGGACTACGCGGTCGTCAACGCCGATGATCCGATCGTCATGCAATTAGCGAAAAAAAGCCGCGCACGACACGTTCCGTTTTCTGTCAAAACACCATTATCGTACGGAGCAACGGTGAAAGAAGGCGCCATTTATTTTCATGACGAGCGCATCATCGATACGACAGATGTGGCGCTACGTGGAACGCACAATCTCGAAAACATATTGGCCGCTGTTGCAGCAGCAAAACTCGCAGGTGCAGACAACGAGTCGATTCGCCGTGTCTTAACGACGTTTACAGGCGTTCCTCATCGCTTGCAGTTTGTCGCTGAAATCAACGGAAGAAAATTTTACAACGACTCAAAAGCGACAAACATATTAGCGACACAAAAAGCGTTAAGCGCCTTTCATGAGCCGGTCATCTTACTTGCCGGTGGGTTAGACCGCGGCAACGAGTTTGATAAGTTACTGCCGTACTTCAAACATGTGAAAGCCGTCATCACGTTCGGACAGACGGCACCAAAAATTGAACGCGTTGCGCGTGAAGCAGGAATACAGCAAGTGAAACGTGTCGATAATGTGGAACAAGCAGCTTTTGCCGCATATGAATGGTCGTCACCCGGCGATATTATTTTACTTTCCCCAGCATGTGCAAGTTGGGATCAATATAAAACTTTCGAACAGCGTGGGGACATGTTTGTATATGCGGTGCATAAGCTTAAATAA
- a CDS encoding phospho-N-acetylmuramoyl-pentapeptide-transferase, translated as MNEKVILFTAGLAFIITVVLSPIFIPFLRRLKFGQSIREEGPKSHQKKSGTPTMGGLMILLSLSITTWLMSDIFFERTAHTYMLLFVTVGYGLLGFIDDFIKVVMKRNLGLTSKQKLAGQLLIALIFYFFFQHYSMSTVVSIPGTDVSLDLGVAYVLLIIFMLVGGSNAVNLTDGLDGLLAGTAAIAFGAYAVLAWNQGQYDVAIFSVAVVGAVLGFLVFNAHPAKVFMGDTGSLALGGAIVTIAILTKLEILLVIIGGVFVIETLSVIIQVISFKTTGKRVFRMSPLHHHYELIGWSEWRVVVTFWAVGLLFAILGIYIEVWV; from the coding sequence ATGAACGAGAAAGTCATTTTGTTCACGGCAGGGCTTGCCTTTATTATTACAGTTGTGTTATCGCCGATTTTCATTCCGTTTTTGAGACGATTAAAATTTGGGCAAAGCATTCGTGAAGAAGGACCAAAATCTCATCAAAAAAAATCAGGCACGCCGACGATGGGCGGGTTAATGATTTTATTATCGCTTTCTATCACCACGTGGCTCATGAGCGACATATTTTTTGAACGAACAGCGCACACATACATGTTGTTGTTTGTTACGGTCGGATATGGATTGCTCGGTTTTATTGACGACTTTATTAAAGTGGTGATGAAACGCAACCTCGGCTTAACGAGCAAGCAAAAACTAGCAGGACAATTGTTGATTGCGCTCATTTTTTACTTTTTCTTTCAACATTACAGCATGTCAACAGTCGTCTCGATTCCTGGTACAGACGTATCGCTCGATTTAGGTGTCGCTTATGTTTTGCTTATTATTTTTATGCTTGTTGGCGGCTCGAATGCAGTCAATTTAACGGACGGCTTAGATGGGTTACTAGCAGGAACAGCAGCGATTGCGTTCGGTGCATATGCTGTCTTAGCATGGAACCAAGGGCAATATGACGTCGCTATTTTTAGCGTTGCGGTTGTCGGTGCGGTGCTTGGATTTCTCGTCTTTAACGCGCATCCTGCGAAAGTGTTTATGGGGGATACCGGTTCACTTGCGCTTGGTGGGGCGATTGTGACGATTGCCATTTTGACGAAACTTGAAATATTATTAGTCATTATCGGTGGCGTATTCGTCATTGAAACATTATCTGTCATCATTCAAGTCATTTCGTTTAAAACGACAGGAAAACGCGTGTTTCGTATGAGCCCGCTTCATCATCATTACGAGTTAATCGGCTGGTCGGAGTGGCGCGTTGTCGTGACGTTTTGGGCAGTTGGCTTATTGTTTGCCATTCTAGGAATTTATATTGAGGTGTGGGTATAA
- a CDS encoding UDP-N-acetylmuramoyl-L-alanyl-D-glutamate--2,6-diaminopimelate ligase, with protein sequence MKLQTLLQHLHSFTPLATENPTITSIEMDSREVKQGSLFVCIKGFTVDGHDFAEQAVARGAVAVVAEKPLALPVPVIYVNDSRRALAVLADAFYGQPTHQLHLIGVTGTNGKTTTTHLIERICRHAGKKTGLIGTINMKIGDDTYDVKNTTPESLVLQNMFRKMVDAHVDIVAMEVSSHALHMGRVHGCDFDVAVFTNLTQDHLDYHRTMEHYRWSKGLLFAQLGNRFDHQRPKFAILNADDAASEEYKKSTAATVVTYGIHHKSDIMAKQIEITTSGTTFQLITPIETVQVKTKLIGMFNVYNLLAAVGACLVSNIPLSTIVEAIADIEGVPGRFEVVDAGQPFTVIVDYAHTPDSLENVLQTIRQFAKKRVFVVVGCGGDRDRTKRPLMAQIAVKYSDVPIFTSDNPRSEDPLVILNDMKQGVAEDVVCIVDRKEAITYAIEQAEKDDIILIAGKGHETYQIIGKDVFHFDDRVVAREAIQRRKDK encoded by the coding sequence ATGAAGTTACAAACGTTACTTCAACATTTACATAGCTTTACCCCACTTGCAACAGAAAACCCAACGATTACATCGATCGAAATGGATTCAAGGGAAGTCAAACAAGGTTCATTATTTGTGTGCATCAAAGGGTTTACAGTAGACGGACACGATTTTGCGGAACAAGCTGTCGCGCGCGGAGCAGTGGCAGTCGTGGCAGAAAAACCGCTCGCATTGCCTGTGCCGGTCATTTATGTGAACGATAGCCGACGTGCGCTCGCTGTATTAGCCGATGCATTTTACGGTCAACCAACACACCAACTTCATTTAATCGGTGTGACAGGAACGAACGGTAAAACGACGACAACGCATCTCATCGAACGCATATGCCGCCATGCTGGAAAAAAAACCGGACTCATCGGCACGATTAACATGAAAATTGGCGATGACACGTATGATGTAAAGAACACAACACCTGAGTCGCTCGTTTTACAAAACATGTTTCGGAAAATGGTTGACGCGCACGTGGACATCGTTGCGATGGAAGTATCGTCTCATGCGCTACATATGGGGAGAGTGCACGGATGCGATTTTGATGTCGCAGTGTTTACAAACTTAACACAAGACCATTTAGACTACCATCGAACGATGGAACATTATCGTTGGTCGAAAGGGCTGTTGTTTGCACAACTCGGCAATCGTTTCGATCATCAACGTCCAAAATTTGCAATACTGAATGCAGACGATGCTGCCTCAGAAGAATATAAAAAAAGTACGGCCGCAACAGTTGTGACGTACGGCATTCATCATAAAAGCGACATTATGGCGAAACAAATTGAAATAACAACGAGCGGTACAACATTTCAACTTATTACCCCAATCGAGACGGTACAAGTGAAAACAAAGCTTATTGGCATGTTTAATGTTTATAATTTGTTAGCTGCAGTCGGCGCTTGTCTCGTTTCAAACATTCCGCTCTCTACGATCGTCGAAGCGATTGCCGATATCGAAGGCGTTCCCGGTCGCTTTGAAGTTGTCGATGCCGGACAACCGTTTACCGTCATCGTCGATTATGCGCACACACCAGATAGTTTAGAAAACGTATTGCAAACGATTCGACAGTTTGCAAAAAAACGCGTATTTGTCGTCGTCGGCTGCGGCGGAGATCGCGATCGGACGAAGCGACCATTGATGGCGCAAATCGCAGTCAAATATAGCGATGTACCGATTTTTACATCCGACAATCCGCGTTCAGAAGATCCGCTCGTCATTTTAAACGACATGAAACAAGGGGTAGCCGAAGACGTCGTATGTATTGTCGATCGAAAAGAGGCGATTACATACGCCATTGAGCAAGCCGAAAAAGACGATATCATTTTAATCGCTGGAAAAGGACATGAGACGTATCAAATCATCGGGAAAGATGTGTTCCATTTTGATGATCGTGTCGTCGCACGCGAAGCTATTCAACGAAGAAAAGATAAATAG
- a CDS encoding stage V sporulation protein D, whose product MRAVTVRKRLTVVLLIGFFIFAIIDIRLGYVQFVLGDMLTERAKDLWSRNIPFEPERGEIVDRNGVPLATNMSAPSVLVVPRQIENPSEVAKELARILNMPVEKAYKHVTKKTSIERIHPEGRKISNEQAKQIRDLGMKGVYIAEDSKRYYPFGSYLSHVLGFAGIDNQGLMGLELYYDKQLSGKPGSVQFYSDAKGKRMPGMADAYTPPVDGLDLKLTIDTRVQTILERELTIAEATYRPDGIIAIAMNPNNGEILGMASRPTFDPADFQNVPPEIFNRNLPIWSTYEPGSTFKIITLAAALEEKKVDLLKEHFYDPGYVKVAGATLHCWKRGGHGDQTFLEVVQNSCNPGFVELGNRLGKDKLFEYIRAFGFGEKTGIDLQGEGKGILFPLHRVGPVEQATTAFGQGVAVTPIQQVAAVAAAVNGGILYQPYIAKEWLDPVTGEVIQRQTPKAKRRVISEETSKQIRYALESVVAQGTGKGAFVDGYRVGGKTGTAQKAKDGQYLKDNHIVSFIGFAPADDPQIVVYVAVDNPKGTVQFGGVVAAPIVGNIMEDSLRALGVKPRKQQIEKETTWLDPRYVEVPNLIGLTKKDLQQQLFNLKLDGSGEGDTVVEQAPKPGVKVKEGATIRVYFGTKR is encoded by the coding sequence ATGCGTGCAGTAACAGTTCGAAAGCGGTTGACGGTCGTTTTATTGATCGGATTTTTCATTTTTGCGATTATTGACATTCGTCTCGGTTATGTGCAATTTGTATTAGGAGATATGTTAACAGAACGGGCGAAAGATTTATGGAGTCGAAACATTCCGTTTGAACCAGAGCGTGGGGAAATCGTCGATCGTAACGGAGTGCCTCTTGCAACAAATATGAGTGCCCCATCCGTGCTCGTCGTTCCACGACAAATTGAAAACCCATCGGAAGTAGCGAAAGAGCTTGCGCGCATATTAAACATGCCCGTAGAAAAAGCGTATAAACATGTGACGAAAAAAACGTCAATTGAACGCATTCATCCAGAAGGGCGAAAAATTTCGAACGAACAAGCGAAACAAATTCGCGATTTAGGGATGAAAGGAGTATACATTGCGGAAGATTCGAAGCGTTATTATCCGTTCGGAAGCTATTTATCTCATGTGCTCGGCTTTGCAGGCATTGACAATCAAGGATTAATGGGGCTTGAACTTTACTACGATAAACAGCTAAGCGGAAAACCCGGTTCCGTTCAATTTTATTCCGATGCAAAAGGAAAGCGCATGCCAGGGATGGCGGATGCGTACACGCCGCCGGTGGATGGGCTTGATTTAAAATTGACGATCGATACACGTGTACAAACGATTTTAGAGCGCGAGCTAACGATTGCGGAAGCGACGTATCGCCCAGATGGAATCATTGCGATTGCGATGAATCCGAACAACGGAGAAATTTTAGGAATGGCAAGCCGCCCGACATTTGATCCCGCTGATTTTCAAAACGTGCCGCCTGAAATTTTTAACCGCAACTTGCCAATTTGGAGCACGTATGAACCGGGATCGACGTTTAAAATTATTACGCTCGCGGCAGCGTTAGAAGAAAAAAAGGTCGATTTATTAAAAGAACATTTTTACGATCCGGGATATGTGAAAGTGGCTGGTGCGACGCTTCATTGTTGGAAACGTGGGGGGCATGGCGATCAAACGTTTCTTGAAGTGGTCCAAAACTCTTGCAACCCGGGGTTTGTAGAACTCGGCAATCGCCTTGGCAAAGACAAGCTATTTGAATACATTCGTGCGTTTGGTTTCGGTGAGAAAACGGGCATCGATTTACAAGGAGAAGGAAAAGGCATTTTGTTCCCGCTTCATCGCGTTGGACCGGTCGAACAAGCAACGACTGCTTTCGGTCAAGGGGTAGCTGTTACACCGATTCAACAAGTGGCGGCGGTTGCAGCCGCGGTAAATGGGGGCATTTTATATCAACCATACATCGCAAAAGAATGGCTCGATCCGGTTACAGGAGAAGTCATACAACGACAAACGCCGAAAGCAAAAAGAAGGGTTATTTCCGAGGAAACGTCTAAACAAATTCGTTATGCCCTCGAAAGCGTGGTAGCCCAAGGAACAGGGAAGGGAGCGTTTGTCGACGGTTACCGCGTTGGCGGTAAAACCGGAACAGCTCAAAAAGCGAAAGACGGTCAATATTTAAAAGACAACCATATCGTGTCATTTATCGGTTTTGCACCAGCAGACGATCCACAAATTGTTGTATACGTGGCGGTCGATAATCCGAAAGGCACAGTACAATTTGGTGGTGTCGTTGCCGCCCCGATTGTTGGAAACATTATGGAAGATAGTTTGCGCGCGCTCGGTGTCAAACCGCGCAAACAGCAAATTGAAAAAGAAACGACATGGCTTGACCCACGCTATGTAGAAGTGCCAAATTTAATCGGTTTAACAAAAAAAGATTTGCAACAGCAGCTTTTTAACTTAAAATTAGATGGTAGTGGCGAAGGCGATACGGTTGTTGAACAGGCGCCGAAGCCTGGCGTCAAAGTGAAAGAAGGAGCGACGATCCGGGTTTATTTTGGAACGAAACGGTAA
- a CDS encoding penicillin-binding protein: MRKHKHTHKGAAICFLFFSLLFFILFVRFVYLQATGVADGQVLAVEAQKRYFKKQTLEAKRGTIFDRSGEVIAEDIPSYTVAAILDPNMPQHVTDPEETARKLAPLLNMNVADVERILKKKANQVEFGPNGRGISQTVKQKIEALQLPGITFVRDSKRFYPNGTFASYVVGYAQKDEKEVVGKMGIEKQFNEQLKEKDGEITYKGDPKGFKLPHADEQIIPPQNGKNIYLTIDKHIQTFLEDAMNAVEKQYTPKKIIAIVADPKTGAILAMSTRPSFDPNKRNIENYFNDAISYPYEPGSTMKIFTLAAAVNEGVFQPNETYQSGSYQIGPHRIRDHNKVGWGKITFLEGVQRSSNVAFAKIVREKLGEDRFLQYLHRFRFNEPTGIELPGEKAGNILYRYPIEKVTTGFGQGTSVTPIQQIQAATAIANGGKMMKPYVVDRIVDGDTGKTVMKHEPVVVDTPISKETAEKVLDILETVVTSEKGTGRPYQIEGYRVAGKTGTAQIPDPKGGYLTGHQNYIFSFLGMAPRENPRLMMYVAVQQPNISYTETGAAPVSMIFNSVMKNSLQYLNIDPTVKKKQAKKEKSIALPSYIGQSVEQATQSLKKQGLHVTVIGKGTKVRAQFPQAGEHVVAPDRVLLQTDGDAIMPDVTGWSLRDVMKLAELLRLKPSFIGSGYVFRQNITPGTVIKQNDYIIVELAKPSDMDEKQQTSTEQQEIDGPVD; this comes from the coding sequence ATGAGAAAGCATAAACATACGCATAAAGGAGCAGCTATATGTTTTCTGTTTTTTAGCTTGCTCTTTTTTATATTGTTTGTACGTTTCGTTTATTTACAAGCTACAGGTGTTGCAGATGGACAAGTGTTAGCGGTCGAGGCACAAAAACGTTATTTCAAAAAACAGACGCTTGAAGCGAAGCGCGGGACGATTTTCGACCGAAGCGGAGAAGTAATCGCTGAAGACATTCCTTCATATACGGTTGCCGCCATTCTCGATCCGAACATGCCGCAACATGTGACCGATCCGGAAGAAACCGCACGTAAACTTGCGCCGCTATTAAACATGAATGTAGCAGATGTCGAGCGCATTTTGAAAAAAAAGGCGAATCAAGTTGAGTTCGGCCCGAACGGTCGCGGCATTAGCCAAACGGTGAAGCAAAAAATCGAGGCGTTACAGCTTCCAGGTATTACGTTTGTACGCGATTCAAAACGATTTTACCCAAACGGTACGTTCGCATCATACGTTGTCGGCTACGCCCAAAAAGATGAGAAAGAAGTTGTTGGGAAAATGGGTATTGAAAAGCAGTTTAATGAGCAGCTGAAAGAAAAAGACGGAGAGATCACGTATAAAGGCGACCCAAAAGGATTTAAACTGCCTCATGCGGATGAACAAATCATTCCACCGCAAAACGGAAAAAACATTTATTTGACGATTGATAAACATATTCAAACGTTTTTAGAAGACGCGATGAATGCCGTCGAAAAACAATATACACCGAAAAAAATAATCGCCATTGTCGCTGACCCGAAAACAGGAGCGATTTTAGCGATGAGCACGCGTCCGAGTTTTGATCCGAACAAACGAAACATCGAAAACTATTTTAACGATGCGATTTCGTATCCATATGAACCGGGATCAACGATGAAAATTTTTACGCTCGCCGCCGCGGTGAATGAAGGAGTGTTTCAACCGAATGAAACGTACCAGTCTGGCTCATATCAAATCGGTCCTCATCGCATTCGCGACCATAACAAAGTCGGATGGGGAAAAATTACGTTTCTTGAAGGAGTACAGCGTTCATCAAACGTCGCATTCGCAAAAATTGTGCGTGAAAAATTAGGAGAAGATCGCTTCTTACAATATTTGCATCGTTTCCGTTTTAACGAACCGACAGGCATTGAATTGCCCGGTGAAAAAGCTGGAAACATTTTATATCGTTACCCGATCGAAAAAGTAACGACAGGTTTCGGACAAGGAACGTCAGTCACACCGATTCAACAAATTCAAGCAGCAACTGCCATCGCAAACGGTGGAAAAATGATGAAACCGTACGTTGTCGACCGCATTGTTGACGGAGATACAGGAAAAACAGTGATGAAGCACGAACCTGTTGTTGTCGATACACCGATTTCAAAAGAAACAGCTGAAAAAGTACTAGACATTTTAGAAACGGTCGTCACATCTGAAAAAGGAACAGGGCGTCCGTATCAAATTGAGGGTTATCGCGTCGCAGGAAAAACAGGAACAGCCCAAATCCCAGATCCAAAAGGCGGGTATTTAACTGGGCATCAAAACTACATTTTTTCATTTTTAGGGATGGCGCCGCGTGAAAATCCGCGCTTAATGATGTATGTTGCTGTGCAACAACCGAACATTTCATATACAGAAACAGGGGCAGCACCTGTATCGATGATTTTTAACTCGGTGATGAAAAATAGTTTACAATATTTAAACATTGACCCGACCGTTAAGAAAAAACAAGCGAAAAAAGAAAAAAGCATCGCTCTTCCTTCGTATATCGGTCAGTCGGTGGAGCAAGCAACACAGTCATTGAAAAAACAAGGATTACATGTGACAGTCATCGGAAAGGGAACGAAAGTGCGTGCCCAATTCCCACAAGCTGGCGAACACGTCGTTGCCCCAGATCGTGTATTGTTGCAAACGGACGGAGATGCGATCATGCCAGATGTGACAGGCTGGTCGTTGCGCGATGTCATGAAGCTTGCCGAACTGTTGCGGTTAAAGCCAAGCTTCATCGGGAGCGGATACGTATTTAGGCAAAATATTACGCCGGGGACAGTGATCAAACAAAACGACTATATCATTGTCGAACTTGCAAAGCCATCAGACATGGATGAAAAACAACAAACAAGCACCGAACAGCAAGAGATAGACGGCCCAGTCGATTAG
- a CDS encoding cell division protein FtsL has translation MAAARIQQKVQKVQQEQHVQRAPKKKRKRNIRWTVGEKMVFVSFLVFALYSSVTIISNQFTIYHVNKEAQQLQTSIEEQEKRNRDLYVQVQELSTYERILAKAKELGLTLNENNVKVVQD, from the coding sequence ATGGCTGCTGCTCGCATTCAACAAAAAGTACAAAAAGTACAACAAGAACAACACGTCCAACGCGCGCCAAAGAAAAAGCGGAAACGGAATATACGTTGGACGGTTGGGGAAAAAATGGTGTTCGTTTCGTTTCTTGTCTTCGCTTTATATAGTAGCGTCACAATCATTTCGAATCAATTTACGATTTATCATGTCAATAAAGAAGCGCAACAATTACAAACTAGCATTGAGGAGCAAGAAAAACGAAACCGCGATTTATACGTACAAGTGCAAGAGTTAAGCACGTATGAGCGCATTTTAGCGAAAGCGAAAGAACTTGGCCTTACATTAAACGAAAATAACGTAAAAGTTGTGCAGGACTGA
- a CDS encoding 16S rRNA (cytosine(1402)-N(4))-methyltransferase, which translates to MFHHVTVLLKETVDGLNIKKDGTYVDCTLGGAGHSEYLLSQLSPEGRLFAFDQDDIAIRHAQQRLERYRGQFTIIKSNFRYLKQQLTLYGVHEVDGILFDLGVSSPQLDMPERGFSYQHEAPLDMRMDREQTLTAYDVVNTWPYEQLVKIFFQYGEEKFSKAIARKIEQTRKQKPIETTTELAEVIKEAIPAPARRTGGHPAKRVFQAIRIAVNDELRAFEEAIEQAIDLLKPGGRISVITFHSLEDRICKMAFKQASETPHLPPGLPIIPDEYKPKLKIITKKPIVPSEEELQHNHRARSAKLRIAEKL; encoded by the coding sequence TTGTTTCATCACGTAACCGTATTATTGAAGGAAACAGTTGACGGATTAAATATTAAAAAAGATGGTACATATGTAGATTGTACGCTCGGGGGAGCTGGACATAGCGAATATTTATTATCGCAATTATCACCTGAAGGAAGGCTATTTGCCTTTGATCAAGATGATATCGCGATTCGTCATGCGCAACAGCGACTCGAACGATATCGTGGTCAGTTTACGATCATTAAAAGCAACTTCCGCTATTTGAAACAACAGCTGACGCTTTACGGTGTGCATGAAGTCGACGGCATTTTGTTCGATCTTGGTGTATCGTCCCCGCAGTTAGATATGCCTGAGCGTGGCTTTAGCTATCAACATGAAGCGCCGCTCGATATGCGCATGGATCGTGAACAAACGTTGACGGCATACGACGTCGTGAACACATGGCCGTACGAACAGCTCGTGAAAATTTTTTTCCAATACGGTGAAGAAAAATTTTCAAAAGCGATCGCTCGTAAAATAGAGCAAACACGCAAGCAAAAGCCGATTGAAACGACAACAGAACTTGCGGAAGTCATTAAAGAAGCGATTCCCGCACCAGCGCGTCGAACAGGGGGACATCCAGCCAAACGCGTGTTTCAAGCGATTCGCATTGCGGTCAACGACGAATTGCGCGCGTTTGAAGAGGCGATTGAACAAGCAATTGATCTATTAAAGCCCGGAGGAAGAATTAGCGTCATTACGTTCCATTCACTAGAAGATCGCATTTGCAAAATGGCATTTAAACAAGCAAGTGAAACACCGCACTTGCCGCCGGGATTGCCGATCATTCCAGATGAATATAAGCCGAAATTGAAAATCATTACAAAAAAACCGATCGTCCCGTCTGAAGAAGAATTGCAACATAACCATCGCGCACGATCTGCAAAATTGCGCATTGCTGAAAAATTGTAA